In Cryptococcus gattii WM276 chromosome A, complete sequence, one genomic interval encodes:
- a CDS encoding 4-nitrophenylphosphatase, putative (Similar to TIGR gene model, INSD accession AAW41626.1~Duplicated and diverged from upstream gene CGB_A1540W), with translation MTIDIEKIAPPFLKTLEEFRQLVDSADTFLFDCDGVLFLGTQLTENAKVLLDMLRSSGKKVIFVTNNSTKSRRQLKAHFDSLGLDASLEECFGSAYASAVYLSEVLKFPKDKKVYVFGHEGIEEELDEVGIAHIGGSVSTRLYIESPLTVTYFKDPEDREFTPPIDYSQYPPDPSVGAVLCGADNWINWKKITKAVIYLHDPECRLVLTNPDATFPIGGSLFPAAGSMSAPIVYAAKQTPIVIGKPSKTMMDAVIAHHHINPARTIMIGDNLHTDIEFGINSGIRTLLVMGGVTKYEHIYGENPSPVVPTYVINRAGDLAALAKQ, from the exons ATGACTATAGACATTGAAAAAATCGCCCCACCTTTTCTCAAAACCCTCGAGGAATTCCGACAACTTGTCGACTCGGCTGATACTTTTCTCTTCGATTGCGATGGAGTCCTCTTTTTAGGTACCCAATTGACCGAAAATGCCAAGGTTTTGCTTGATATGTTGAGATCTAGCG GTAAAAAGGTCATCTTCGTGACTAACAACTCAACCAAGTCAAGAAGGCAACTCAAAGCCCATTTCGACAGCCTTGGTTTGGACGCTTCTCTT GAGGAGTGCTTCGGCTCAGCATATGCATCGGCCGTGTATCTGTCCGAGGTTTTGAAATTCCCCAAGGATAAGAAAGTCTACGTATTTGGACATGAAGGTATCGAAGAGGAGCTCGACGAAGTGGGGATTGCTCATATTGGAGGATCTGTAAGTACTCGACTATATATTGAAAGCCCCCTAACAGTGACCTACTTTAAGGATCCCGAAGACCGAGAATTCACCCCTCCTATTGATTACTCTCAATACCCGCCAGATCCTTCAGTGGGTGCCGTGTTGTGTGGTGCAGACAATTGGATAA ACTGGAAGAAAATCACCAAAGCTGTGATATATTTGCATGACCCAGAGTGCCGGCTTGTCCTTACAAACCCCGACGCTACCTTCCCTATTGGTGGCTCTCTTTTCCCTG CTGCCGGATCTATGTCAGCACCCATCGTGTACGCCGCCAAACAGACTCCCATCGTCATCGGCAAGCCTAGCAAGACCATGATGGATGCAGTGATTGCGCA CCATCATATCAACCCCGCCCGAACCATCATGATCGGTGACAACCTCCACACCGATATTGAATTTGGTATCAACAGTGGTATTAGGACATTGCTTGTCATGGGCGGTGTTACTAAGTATGAGCACATTTATGGAGAAAACCCTAGTCCTGTCGTCCCTACCTATGTGATCAACCGAGCGGGTGATCTTGCTGCTTTGGCTAAGCAATAA